In one window of Undibacter mobilis DNA:
- a CDS encoding bifunctional [glutamine synthetase] adenylyltransferase/[glutamine synthetase]-adenylyl-L-tyrosine phosphorylase, translating to MNAPNQHAGLTLAECIVSAPVLVEAAAARARVDEWLSSLAAVDAQAIRAVFAAHRLVGTLIESLAESSPFLWDLITSDAARLLALLQAEPEGHLAALLERCGQEAAQTDDLATAMRSLRKMKAEAALLIALADIGGVWPIMQATRALTQLADTAVDAAVRFALAEAARAGKLEPKDANRPHVGSGYIVLAMGKMGAFELNYSSDIDLIVFFDPDIAPLADGIEAAPTFVRITQRVVKLLQEHTGDGYVFRTDLRLRPDPGSTGIAISTPAALAYYEGMGQNWERAMLIKGRPCAGDIAAGEAILNELSPFVWRKYLDFVAVGDVHAMKRQINAYRGHGEIAVEGHNIKLGRGGIREIEFFAQTQQLIAGGRNLHLRDRDTLTTLDKLCDDGWIGSDARGEMKAAYLFLRSVEHRLQMINDEQTQELPESREAMERFARFLGFESRDAFAAVLVGYLRMVQRHYARLFQKEPESDAPALNFPDAADDPKTLARLGEMGFRAPLEASHIVRQWLRGEHRSLNGEAARNHLVALLPVLLEQLGRTDNPNATLLLFDHFLGNLHGASRLLSLLQQKPDLIALTALVLGAAPRLGETLARHPQVMDALVDPSFFGVLPDDEELQRRLDAALAQARYDEDLLERIRMFGLEYLFLIGVRILTGTLTARAAGEAYARLADAILRAVHRAVAENFASVYGHVRDEQTAVVAMGKLGGREMTAASDLDLIMIYDFDGETPESDGRRSLYGGQYFARLTQRLINTLTAQTNYGALYQVDMRLRPSGQAGPLATQIGSFIHYQENEAWTWEHMALTRARVISGSSEFAERVGAVFKDILCRPRDAALTAGDVAEMRGAIATEKGDGNSWDLKYAKGGLVDLEFIAQYLQLVHAHDEPSILDTSTARVLDLARQLRLISVEDAEVLRPAAQLYHDLTQILRLCLSGPFDPKTAGPGLLRLLTRAADVPDFATLNATLLETQAKVRASFVRILGREP from the coding sequence ATGAATGCGCCGAATCAGCATGCCGGGCTGACGCTGGCTGAATGTATCGTTTCCGCTCCCGTCCTCGTCGAGGCAGCGGCGGCGCGCGCCCGTGTGGATGAATGGCTGTCGTCGCTTGCCGCCGTGGACGCGCAAGCCATACGCGCCGTATTTGCCGCGCATCGGCTGGTCGGGACCCTGATCGAAAGCCTGGCCGAAAGCTCGCCTTTCCTTTGGGACCTCATCACTAGTGATGCAGCGCGCTTGCTCGCGCTGTTGCAGGCCGAGCCGGAAGGTCATCTTGCCGCGCTGCTCGAACGTTGCGGCCAGGAAGCGGCGCAAACCGACGACCTTGCCACCGCGATGCGTTCGCTACGCAAGATGAAGGCCGAAGCGGCACTGCTGATTGCGCTTGCCGATATTGGCGGTGTCTGGCCGATCATGCAGGCAACCCGCGCGTTGACGCAACTCGCCGATACCGCGGTCGACGCCGCAGTGCGCTTTGCGCTGGCGGAAGCGGCGCGCGCCGGCAAGCTGGAGCCCAAAGACGCAAACCGCCCGCACGTGGGCAGCGGCTACATCGTGCTCGCCATGGGCAAGATGGGCGCTTTCGAACTCAATTATTCGAGTGATATCGACCTGATCGTCTTCTTCGATCCCGATATCGCCCCGCTTGCCGACGGCATCGAGGCGGCTCCGACCTTCGTGCGCATTACCCAGCGTGTCGTGAAGCTGCTGCAGGAGCACACCGGCGACGGCTATGTGTTCCGTACCGATTTGCGGCTTCGACCTGACCCCGGCTCGACCGGCATCGCCATCTCGACGCCGGCGGCGCTCGCCTATTACGAGGGCATGGGCCAGAACTGGGAGAGGGCGATGCTCATCAAGGGCCGCCCCTGCGCCGGCGACATCGCCGCGGGCGAGGCGATCCTCAACGAGCTGTCGCCCTTCGTCTGGCGCAAATATCTGGATTTCGTCGCAGTCGGCGACGTCCACGCGATGAAGCGGCAGATCAACGCCTATCGCGGCCATGGCGAGATTGCGGTCGAAGGTCACAATATCAAGCTCGGCCGCGGCGGTATCCGTGAGATCGAGTTCTTCGCGCAGACGCAGCAGTTGATTGCCGGCGGTCGCAATTTGCATCTGCGCGACCGCGATACGCTGACCACGCTCGACAAATTGTGCGACGACGGCTGGATCGGTAGCGATGCGCGCGGCGAGATGAAGGCGGCGTACCTTTTTCTCCGCTCGGTCGAGCATCGTCTGCAGATGATCAACGACGAGCAGACCCAGGAATTGCCCGAGAGCCGGGAGGCGATGGAACGCTTCGCCCGTTTCCTCGGCTTCGAAAGCCGGGATGCTTTTGCCGCAGTTCTGGTCGGCTATCTGCGGATGGTGCAGCGCCACTATGCGCGGCTGTTCCAGAAGGAGCCGGAAAGCGATGCGCCGGCTCTCAACTTTCCGGATGCGGCCGACGATCCGAAGACGCTGGCGCGCCTTGGCGAGATGGGCTTTCGTGCTCCGCTGGAGGCCTCGCACATCGTGCGTCAGTGGCTCAGGGGCGAGCACCGTTCGCTGAACGGCGAGGCGGCGCGCAACCATCTGGTCGCACTGCTGCCGGTGCTTCTGGAACAGCTTGGCCGCACTGATAATCCGAACGCCACCTTGTTGCTGTTCGACCATTTCCTCGGCAACCTGCATGGCGCTTCGCGCCTGTTGTCGCTGTTGCAGCAGAAGCCGGATCTGATCGCGCTCACCGCGTTGGTGCTCGGAGCGGCGCCGCGGCTCGGCGAAACGCTGGCGCGGCATCCGCAGGTGATGGACGCGCTGGTCGATCCCAGCTTTTTCGGCGTCCTGCCGGACGACGAGGAATTGCAGCGCCGGCTCGACGCCGCGCTGGCGCAGGCCCGCTACGATGAGGACCTGCTCGAGCGTATCCGCATGTTCGGGCTTGAATACCTGTTCCTGATCGGTGTGCGAATTCTCACCGGCACGTTGACAGCGCGCGCGGCGGGAGAGGCCTATGCCCGGCTCGCCGACGCCATCCTGCGCGCCGTCCACCGCGCGGTGGCTGAGAATTTCGCGTCGGTTTACGGCCATGTGAGGGATGAGCAGACAGCAGTGGTGGCCATGGGCAAGCTCGGCGGCCGCGAAATGACCGCAGCGTCCGATCTCGATCTGATCATGATCTACGATTTCGACGGCGAGACGCCGGAATCCGACGGCCGTCGTTCGCTTTATGGCGGGCAATATTTTGCGCGCCTCACGCAACGCTTGATCAATACGCTGACAGCGCAGACCAATTACGGCGCGCTGTATCAGGTCGATATGCGGCTGCGGCCTTCGGGGCAGGCCGGCCCGCTGGCGACCCAGATCGGCAGCTTCATCCATTATCAAGAGAACGAGGCCTGGACCTGGGAGCATATGGCGCTGACGCGGGCGCGGGTGATCTCGGGCTCGTCGGAATTCGCCGAACGGGTCGGCGCCGTCTTCAAGGACATTTTGTGCCGGCCGCGCGATGCGGCGCTGACCGCCGGCGACGTCGCCGAAATGCGGGGTGCGATCGCCACCGAAAAGGGCGATGGCAATTCATGGGACCTTAAATATGCCAAAGGCGGCCTGGTCGATCTTGAATTCATCGCGCAGTATCTGCAGCTCGTACATGCTCATGACGAGCCCTCGATCCTCGATACGTCAACAGCGCGGGTGCTCGATCTTGCGCGCCAGTTGCGCCTGATTTCCGTGGAAGACGCCGAGGTGCTGCGGCCGGCAGCCCAGCTCTATCACGACCTGACGCAGATCCTGCGCCTGTGCCTGTCCGGGCCGTTCGATCCGAAGACCGCGGGGCCGGGATTGTTGCGTCTGTTGACGCGCGCGGCCGACGTGCCGGACTTCGCGACGCTCAACGCAACCTTGCTCGAGACGCAGGCCAAAGTGCGTGCCAGTTTCGTACGGATTTTGGGGCGGGAGCCTTAG
- a CDS encoding sensor histidine kinase — protein sequence MSALGKLLRTTTFKLTLVYLTVFALFAVALLGYFAFNTRRLITEQITDTVNAEITGLSEQYRLGGIRRLVLTVDARARRPGSSLYLVTTFNGDTLAGNVTDLPSGVLDQDGWIETPYRRLDETEGANHPEHHSLVRVFQLPGGFRLLVGRDLEERERLYGIVASAGRWSIALVIVLGLGGGLFVTRRVLRRVDAMTATSRSIMAGDLGERLPIEGTGDELDRLAENLNLMLERIEALMGGLKEVSDNIAHDLKTPLTRLRNRCEEALRTAGSEAEYRAALEGTIEESDGLIRTFNALLLIARAESGQSREDMTEFDAAEVARDIGELYEPLAEEKGIALKVDAEAPATLKGNRDLVSQALANLVDNAIKYSVAAGRSADAPPAEIKVGAVIDGDRVLLTVADNGPGIPEADRSRALERFVRLEQSRSLPGSGLGLSLVAAVARLHDGELTLADNAPGLKSIIALPRTGPVQMAG from the coding sequence TTGTCCGCGCTCGGCAAACTTCTTCGCACCACCACATTCAAGCTGACGCTGGTGTATCTCACCGTGTTCGCGCTGTTCGCGGTGGCGCTGCTCGGCTATTTCGCCTTCAACACTCGGCGCCTGATCACCGAGCAGATCACCGACACAGTGAATGCAGAGATCACCGGCCTGTCCGAGCAATACCGGCTCGGCGGCATCAGGCGGCTGGTCCTCACGGTCGATGCGCGGGCGCGCCGGCCGGGCTCCAGCCTTTATCTGGTGACGACTTTCAATGGCGACACCTTGGCCGGCAATGTCACCGATCTGCCGTCGGGCGTGCTCGATCAGGACGGCTGGATCGAGACGCCGTATCGCCGCCTGGACGAAACCGAGGGCGCCAATCATCCGGAGCACCACTCGCTGGTGCGGGTGTTTCAACTACCCGGCGGTTTCCGCTTGCTGGTGGGGCGTGATCTCGAGGAACGCGAGCGGCTCTACGGCATCGTCGCGTCGGCTGGACGCTGGTCGATTGCACTGGTGATTGTGCTCGGCCTCGGCGGTGGGCTGTTCGTCACACGTCGCGTGCTGCGCCGTGTCGACGCCATGACCGCGACCAGCCGCTCGATCATGGCCGGCGATCTTGGCGAGCGGCTGCCGATCGAGGGCACCGGCGACGAACTCGATCGTTTGGCCGAAAACCTCAACCTGATGCTGGAGCGCATCGAGGCGCTGATGGGCGGCCTCAAGGAAGTCTCCGACAACATTGCCCACGACCTCAAAACGCCGCTGACGCGGCTGCGCAATCGCTGCGAGGAAGCGCTCCGCACGGCAGGCAGCGAGGCTGAATACCGCGCCGCGCTCGAAGGCACGATCGAGGAGTCTGACGGGCTGATTCGCACCTTCAACGCGCTGCTGCTGATCGCACGCGCGGAATCCGGGCAGTCGCGCGAAGACATGACCGAATTCGATGCCGCCGAAGTGGCGCGCGACATCGGCGAACTGTACGAGCCGCTGGCCGAGGAGAAGGGGATTGCGCTCAAGGTCGATGCCGAGGCGCCTGCGACGCTCAAGGGCAATCGCGACCTGGTGAGCCAGGCCTTGGCCAATCTGGTGGACAACGCCATCAAGTACAGCGTCGCGGCCGGTCGGTCGGCGGATGCGCCGCCGGCGGAAATTAAGGTCGGCGCGGTGATCGATGGCGACCGCGTTCTCCTGACCGTGGCCGACAACGGCCCAGGTATTCCGGAGGCCGACCGTTCGCGGGCGTTGGAACGCTTCGTTCGGTTGGAGCAAAGCCGTTCGCTGCCGGGATCGGGTCTGGGCCTGAGCCTTGTCGCGGCGGTTGCGCGGTTGCATGACGGTGAGCTCACCCTTGCCGACAACGCGCCGGGGCTCAAGAGCATCATTGCCTTGCCGCGTACCGGCCCGGTACAGATGGCGGGATGA
- a CDS encoding response regulator transcription factor, whose product MRLLIIEDDRDAADYLVKAFREVGHVADAAHDGEDGFAMALDGQYDVLIVDRMLPKRDGLSVIGELRKKRIETPALILSALGQVDDRVKGLRAGGDDYLPKPYSFSELLARVEVLSRRRGSRAEETELRVGDLYLDRLSHSVRRGPEEIVLQPREFRLLEYLMRHAGQVVTRTMLLENVWDYHFDPQTNVIDVHISRLRAKIDKGFAQPLLHTVRGAGYMIRDGAR is encoded by the coding sequence ATGCGCCTTCTGATTATCGAGGACGATCGCGACGCCGCCGACTATCTGGTCAAGGCGTTCCGCGAGGTCGGCCACGTTGCCGACGCCGCTCATGACGGCGAGGACGGCTTCGCCATGGCGCTTGACGGCCAGTATGATGTGCTCATCGTCGATCGGATGCTGCCCAAGCGCGACGGCCTTTCGGTCATCGGTGAACTTCGCAAGAAGCGTATTGAGACCCCGGCCTTGATCCTCTCCGCGCTCGGTCAGGTCGATGATCGCGTCAAGGGTCTGCGCGCCGGCGGCGACGACTACCTGCCGAAGCCTTATTCCTTTTCCGAACTGCTGGCCCGCGTCGAGGTGCTGTCGCGCCGTCGCGGCTCGCGCGCCGAGGAAACCGAACTGCGCGTCGGCGATCTGTATCTCGACCGGCTGTCGCACTCGGTGCGGCGCGGACCTGAGGAGATCGTGCTGCAGCCCCGTGAATTCCGCCTGCTCGAATATCTCATGCGCCATGCCGGGCAGGTGGTGACCCGCACCATGCTGCTGGAGAATGTGTGGGATTATCATTTCGATCCGCAGACCAACGTCATCGATGTGCATATTTCGCGCCTGCGCGCCAAGATCGACAAGGGCTTCGCCCAGCCGTTGCTGCACACCGTGCGCGGCGCCGGCTATATGATCCGCGACGGCGCGCGGTAG
- a CDS encoding Do family serine endopeptidase, whose translation MSVSVNPAPQSPHNPPKKPRALTLRRTALLATTIAGLGAAAFVAAPDFNLSLHYPAAMAQNLTEQARKLPAPNGFADIVEQVKPAVISVRVKVDGGPATTGLGNTDMENVPPGLREFFRRFGMPDGMPGQGPRGGRGHQTITGQGSGFFISADGYAVTNNHVVDKAESVEVKTDDGKTYKAKVIGTDPRTDLALIKVDGASFPFVKLADKPPRIGDWVLAVGNPFGLSSTVTAGIVSARGRDIGASAYDDFIQIDAPVNKGNSGGPAFDVEGNVIGVNTAIFSPSGGSVGIAFAIPSDTVKTVVAQLKEHGSVTRGWIGVQIQPVTKDIADSLGLKKTQGALVAEPQANGPAAKAGIKAGDIITAVNGEEIKDARDLAKKIGSMQPKQNVKLTIVSGGSEKTVSLSLGTLPTDQQAKADDNGSDGADVGKLGLTLAPAAKVAGAGSEGVVVTDVDGSGAAAERGFAIGDVIVEVAGKKVETPNDVRQAIAAVRSEGKRTVLMRVKKGDNSRFVALPVSNG comes from the coding sequence ATGTCCGTGAGCGTCAATCCCGCTCCCCAATCCCCCCATAATCCGCCCAAGAAACCGCGCGCGCTGACACTGCGGCGTACCGCCTTGCTGGCGACCACCATTGCCGGCCTGGGCGCCGCCGCTTTCGTTGCCGCGCCCGATTTCAATCTGTCGCTGCACTATCCGGCGGCGATGGCGCAGAACCTTACTGAGCAGGCGCGCAAGCTGCCGGCGCCGAACGGTTTTGCCGATATCGTCGAGCAGGTGAAGCCGGCGGTGATCTCGGTCCGCGTCAAGGTGGATGGCGGTCCGGCGACGACCGGCCTCGGCAATACCGACATGGAGAACGTGCCTCCCGGCCTGCGTGAGTTCTTCCGCCGCTTCGGCATGCCCGATGGCATGCCCGGCCAGGGCCCGCGCGGGGGCCGCGGTCACCAGACCATTACCGGCCAAGGCTCCGGCTTCTTCATCTCGGCCGATGGCTATGCCGTGACCAACAATCACGTCGTCGACAAGGCCGAAAGCGTCGAGGTCAAGACCGACGACGGCAAGACCTACAAGGCAAAGGTGATCGGGACTGATCCCCGGACCGATCTGGCGCTGATCAAAGTCGATGGCGCCTCGTTCCCGTTCGTGAAGCTCGCCGATAAGCCGCCGCGTATCGGCGACTGGGTGCTCGCGGTCGGCAACCCCTTTGGCCTCTCCAGTACCGTGACCGCCGGTATCGTCTCGGCGCGCGGCCGTGATATCGGCGCCAGCGCCTATGACGACTTCATCCAGATCGATGCGCCCGTGAACAAGGGCAATTCGGGCGGTCCGGCCTTCGACGTTGAAGGCAATGTGATCGGCGTCAATACGGCGATCTTCTCGCCGTCGGGCGGCTCGGTCGGCATCGCCTTCGCGATCCCGTCCGATACCGTCAAGACTGTGGTCGCGCAGCTCAAGGAGCATGGCTCGGTGACGCGCGGCTGGATCGGCGTGCAGATTCAGCCGGTGACGAAGGACATCGCCGACTCGCTCGGTCTGAAGAAGACGCAGGGCGCGCTGGTGGCCGAACCGCAGGCCAATGGCCCGGCGGCGAAGGCTGGCATCAAGGCTGGTGACATCATCACCGCTGTCAACGGCGAAGAGATCAAGGATGCGCGCGATCTTGCCAAGAAGATCGGATCGATGCAGCCGAAGCAGAACGTCAAGCTGACCATTGTCAGCGGCGGCTCGGAGAAGACGGTGTCGCTGTCGCTTGGCACGTTGCCGACCGACCAGCAGGCCAAGGCCGATGACAACGGTTCCGACGGCGCCGATGTCGGCAAGCTTGGGCTGACTCTCGCGCCGGCCGCCAAGGTCGCCGGCGCCGGCTCCGAAGGCGTCGTCGTCACCGACGTTGACGGTTCGGGCGCCGCTGCCGAGCGTGGCTTCGCCATCGGCGACGTGATCGTCGAGGTTGCTGGCAAGAAGGTCGAAACGCCGAACGACGTCCGTCAGGCAATCGCCGCGGTCAGGTCGGAAGGCAAGCGCACCGTGTTGATGCGCGTGAAGAAGGGCGACAACAGCCGCTTCGTCGCGCTGCCGGTCAGCAACGGTTGA
- a CDS encoding cytochrome c-type biogenesis protein, producing MRRFVIVAMLAALLMPQLAIAVQPDEILKDPALEARARALSQELRCMVCQNQSIDDSDAPLARDLRLLVRERLEKGDSDKQVLDFLVDRYGNFVLLKPPVEARTLLLWAVSPLMVIVGLVALIVMARRRRTVTLETGRLSVEEQRRLDAIVKSGNPD from the coding sequence ATGCGGCGCTTCGTCATCGTTGCCATGCTCGCCGCGCTCCTGATGCCGCAGTTGGCCATTGCCGTGCAGCCCGACGAAATTCTGAAAGATCCGGCGCTGGAAGCGCGGGCGCGGGCGCTGTCGCAGGAACTGCGCTGCATGGTCTGCCAGAACCAATCGATCGACGATTCCGATGCGCCGCTGGCGCGTGACCTGCGCCTTCTGGTGCGTGAACGGCTCGAGAAAGGCGACAGCGACAAGCAGGTGCTTGATTTCCTGGTCGATCGCTATGGCAACTTCGTGCTGCTGAAGCCGCCGGTGGAGGCGCGGACGCTGCTGCTCTGGGCCGTGTCGCCATTGATGGTGATTGTGGGCCTTGTCGCGCTCATTGTCATGGCGCGCCGGCGCCGGACTGTAACGCTGGAAACAGGACGCCTGAGCGTCGAGGAGCAGCGCCGACTCGATGCCATTGTTAAGTCGGGCAACCCCGACTAA
- a CDS encoding heme lyase CcmF/NrfE family subunit gives MTPEVGHYALVLALGLAFIQAIVPLYGAHTRDVALMRLGSSTAIMQFVFVALSFAALTRAYVTSDFSVVNVFENSHSTMPLIYKFTSVWGNHEGSMLLWVLILALFGASVAAFGANLPATLKANVLAVQAWIACSFYLFILLTSNPFLRLPRAPLEGRDLNPILQDIGLAVHPPLLYLGYVGFSIAFSFAIAALIEGRIDAAWARWVRPWTLAAWMFLTVGISMGSYWAYYELGWGGFWFWDPVENASLMPWLAGTALLHSAVVMEKRNALKIWTILLAILAFSLSLIGTFLVRSGVLTSVHTFATDPTRGVFILGILILFIGGALTLFAWRAPLLRQGGLFAPISREGALVFNNLFLTIACLTVFVGTLYPLALESLTGEKISVGAPFFNLTFAPLFIPLMIAMPFGTLLAWKRGDLYGVAQRLMAALGVGIVATAATLAATGGQHVLAPFGIGLGFFVIFGALIDLAERVALFRRPLATSLSRATGLPRSVWGTAFAHAGIGVTLIGIVCASTWGTERIVAVKEGQTVTLSGYDLTFNGMVQRQGPNFRELAGRFTVSEGGSAVGTMSPSKRTFASRSMSTTEAALLSRGFSQLYLSLGDANADGSLAIRFYYKPLVLLIWIGTLIMAFGGILSLSDRRLRVGAPKPAKAKPALQAAE, from the coding sequence ATGACTCCGGAAGTCGGTCATTACGCGCTGGTGCTGGCGCTGGGGTTGGCCTTCATTCAGGCCATCGTGCCGCTCTACGGTGCTCACACGCGCGACGTCGCGCTGATGCGGCTTGGCTCGTCCACGGCGATCATGCAGTTCGTCTTCGTTGCGCTTTCATTCGCGGCGCTGACGAGGGCCTACGTCACGTCGGATTTCTCAGTCGTCAATGTGTTCGAGAACTCGCATTCGACGATGCCGCTGATCTACAAGTTCACCAGCGTGTGGGGCAACCACGAAGGCTCGATGCTGCTGTGGGTGCTGATCCTGGCGCTGTTCGGCGCTTCGGTCGCCGCTTTCGGCGCCAATCTGCCGGCGACGCTGAAAGCCAATGTGCTGGCGGTCCAGGCCTGGATCGCCTGTTCGTTCTATTTGTTCATTCTGCTGACCTCGAACCCGTTCCTGCGCCTGCCGCGCGCGCCGCTTGAAGGCCGCGATCTCAACCCGATCCTGCAGGACATCGGCCTCGCGGTGCATCCGCCGCTTCTGTATCTCGGCTATGTCGGTTTCTCGATCGCGTTCTCGTTCGCGATCGCGGCGCTGATCGAGGGCCGCATTGACGCCGCCTGGGCGCGCTGGGTGCGGCCGTGGACATTGGCGGCCTGGATGTTCCTCACCGTCGGCATTTCGATGGGCTCGTACTGGGCCTATTACGAACTCGGCTGGGGCGGCTTCTGGTTCTGGGACCCGGTGGAGAATGCGTCGCTGATGCCGTGGCTCGCCGGCACCGCGCTGCTGCATTCCGCCGTGGTGATGGAAAAGCGCAATGCGCTGAAAATCTGGACCATTCTGCTTGCCATTCTTGCCTTCTCGCTGTCGCTGATCGGCACCTTCCTGGTGCGTTCGGGCGTGCTGACTTCGGTGCATACTTTCGCCACCGATCCGACGCGCGGCGTGTTCATCCTCGGCATCCTCATTCTGTTCATCGGCGGGGCGCTCACCTTGTTCGCCTGGCGCGCGCCTCTGCTGCGGCAGGGCGGACTGTTCGCGCCGATTTCGCGCGAGGGCGCGCTGGTCTTCAATAATCTCTTCCTGACGATCGCCTGTCTCACCGTTTTCGTCGGCACGCTGTATCCGCTGGCGCTTGAATCGTTGACCGGCGAGAAGATTTCGGTTGGTGCGCCGTTCTTCAATCTCACCTTTGCGCCTTTGTTCATTCCGCTGATGATTGCCATGCCGTTCGGCACGTTGCTGGCGTGGAAGCGCGGCGATCTCTACGGCGTCGCGCAACGGCTGATGGCAGCGCTTGGCGTCGGTATCGTTGCCACCGCAGCGACCCTGGCGGCAACGGGCGGTCAACACGTGCTGGCGCCGTTCGGCATCGGTCTCGGATTCTTTGTGATCTTCGGCGCGCTGATCGATCTCGCCGAGCGCGTGGCGTTGTTCCGCCGGCCCCTCGCCACATCGCTATCACGCGCCACCGGCCTGCCACGATCGGTGTGGGGCACCGCGTTCGCTCATGCCGGTATTGGCGTGACGCTGATCGGCATTGTCTGTGCCTCGACCTGGGGCACGGAGCGCATCGTCGCTGTCAAGGAAGGTCAGACCGTAACGCTGTCGGGCTATGATCTCACATTCAATGGCATGGTGCAGCGACAGGGGCCGAACTTCCGCGAACTGGCGGGCCGCTTCACCGTGAGTGAGGGCGGCAGCGCTGTGGGGACTATGTCGCCGTCGAAGCGCACCTTTGCGTCGCGCAGCATGTCGACCACCGAAGCGGCCTTGCTGAGCCGGGGCTTTAGCCAGCTTTATCTTTCGCTCGGCGATGCCAATGCCGACGGCTCGCTGGCGATCCGCTTCTATTACAAGCCGCTGGTGCTGCTGATCTGGATCGGGACGCTGATCATGGCCTTTGGCGGGATCCTGTCGCTCTCTGACCGGCGGCTGCGCGTAGGCGCACCCAAGCCGGCGAAAGCCAAGCCCGCCTTGCAAGCGGCGGAGTAG
- the ccmE gene encoding cytochrome c maturation protein CcmE, giving the protein MTRKQRRLTMIGGGLAVLGVAAALVLFALKDSIVFFNSPSDVVEKQLPVGSRIRVGGLVEPGSLEKGDNLQVKFKVTDGAHQVAVRYQGILPDLFREGQGVVTEGRLEPGGSLAADSVLAKHDEKYMPREVVDALKKTGRWQEGEMRTDAHVVGKDSAGKDAGEKKP; this is encoded by the coding sequence ATGACGCGCAAGCAGCGGCGCCTGACAATGATCGGTGGCGGCCTCGCGGTGCTCGGCGTTGCCGCAGCGCTGGTACTGTTCGCGCTCAAGGACTCGATCGTCTTCTTTAATTCGCCGTCCGATGTGGTCGAGAAGCAATTGCCCGTCGGCTCGCGCATCCGCGTTGGCGGGCTGGTCGAACCCGGCAGCCTCGAGAAGGGCGACAATCTGCAGGTCAAGTTCAAGGTGACCGACGGCGCACATCAGGTTGCCGTGCGCTACCAGGGCATTCTTCCCGATCTGTTTCGCGAAGGGCAGGGCGTCGTTACCGAGGGTCGGCTTGAGCCGGGTGGCTCGCTGGCGGCCGACTCCGTGCTGGCCAAGCATGATGAGAAGTACATGCCGCGTGAAGTGGTCGATGCGTTGAAGAAGACCGGCCGCTGGCAGGAAGGCGAGATGAGGACCGACGCGCATGTCGTCGGCAAGGATAGCGCCGGCAAAGACGCCGGGGAGAAGAAGCCATGA
- the ccmI gene encoding c-type cytochrome biogenesis protein CcmI produces the protein MSLWFVFALMTAAAIFAVLWPLGRRTATPGGSDQAVYRDQLDEIARDRAEGRIGEAEADAARTEVSRRLIAAADAAEKEKPVSGTAAPVWRRRAAALIGLLLLPIGASALYLVLGSPQLPGQPLAERQAAAQQDNSIETLIARVEAHLEKNPNDARGYEVVAPVYLRMGRFADAVNARRKAIALSGESAQRQADLGEALAALGNGVVTADAKAAFERALELDRNDLKALYFIGLAAEQDGDRKKAAAIWMSMLKDAPADAPWVPMVSEALTRVGGVPPKPTEATPAQPGPSADDVAAASQMSEQDRGNMIRGMVARLADRLKQDSSDVAGWQRLMRAYMVLGDRDKARSAAGDARKALAADPDKLRQIDETIKSMGLEG, from the coding sequence ATGAGCCTCTGGTTTGTGTTTGCGCTGATGACGGCCGCGGCGATCTTCGCCGTGCTGTGGCCGCTCGGGCGGCGAACGGCAACGCCGGGTGGCAGCGACCAGGCGGTCTATCGCGATCAGCTGGACGAGATCGCCCGCGACCGGGCTGAAGGCCGTATTGGCGAGGCGGAGGCGGACGCCGCCAGAACCGAAGTGTCGCGCCGGTTGATTGCCGCTGCGGACGCCGCCGAGAAGGAAAAGCCGGTGTCCGGTACCGCTGCGCCAGTGTGGCGGCGGCGTGCGGCGGCGCTCATTGGTCTGCTGCTGCTGCCGATCGGTGCCAGCGCGCTGTATCTCGTGCTCGGTTCGCCGCAACTTCCGGGGCAACCGCTTGCCGAGAGGCAGGCGGCCGCGCAGCAGGACAATTCGATTGAGACGCTGATTGCTCGCGTCGAGGCGCATCTCGAGAAAAATCCGAACGACGCCCGCGGTTACGAAGTCGTGGCGCCGGTCTATTTGCGCATGGGCCGTTTTGCCGATGCGGTGAACGCGCGGCGCAAGGCGATTGCGCTTTCCGGCGAGAGCGCGCAGCGTCAGGCCGATCTCGGCGAGGCTTTGGCCGCGCTCGGCAACGGCGTCGTCACCGCGGACGCCAAGGCGGCGTTCGAACGCGCGCTCGAACTCGACCGGAACGATCTCAAGGCACTGTATTTCATTGGGCTTGCCGCCGAGCAGGATGGCGACCGCAAGAAAGCGGCCGCGATCTGGATGTCGATGCTGAAGGACGCGCCGGCTGATGCGCCATGGGTTCCGATGGTGAGCGAGGCGTTGACCCGCGTTGGCGGCGTGCCGCCGAAGCCGACTGAGGCTACGCCCGCGCAGCCGGGTCCGAGCGCCGACGATGTTGCGGCGGCGAGCCAGATGAGCGAACAGGATCGCGGCAACATGATCCGCGGTATGGTGGCGCGGCTCGCCGACCGCCTCAAGCAAGACAGCAGCGACGTCGCCGGTTGGCAGCGCTTGATGCGGGCCTATATGGTGCTGGGCGATCGCGACAAGGCCAGGAGTGCGGCGGGCGATGCCCGCAAGGCGCTTGCCGCCGATCCCGACAAGCTGCGCCAGATCGACGAGACGATCAAAAGCATGGGACTTGAAGGATGA